ACTTTCTTTTCTTTTGGAAATAAAAGCTCCCCTTTTGCCTCAATGCCCATTTTTCTCAACGTGTCAAGGTAATACAATAATTGATAGTAGGCGCTTTTTTCATATGTTGATGATTTCTTCACTTCACCGACAACAAGCGTATCCCCTTCGCGACGAATTCGGTCCACTTTGATATTGCCAATCAATAATTCTTTCTTGTTTCGTTGATAGCTTGTTTCTGAAATAAAACGACCAATTTCAAGATTGTCATCCTCTTGGTCAGCAGCAATTTGATGCGTAATCAGCCAAACTTCACGCTTGCAGATAAAGTAGTACCAAATATGCGTGCCATTTACATCCATTACATAGTCCATGCATTCACCATCTCGCTTGAGCGAATAAGTCCATATTCGCTGTTGTAATATTGGTTTAATATATCGTTGGATAAATGAATCATTCTCGTTTTTTCGTATAAATCCCAGTCCAGATTCTTTACAAGTTTAATTGGGGCAGAAATGACATATTGGCGCACGTCTTTTTTCAAGCGCAAATAGTTTTCGAACCGAGTTTCTAAGTCTTTCTCCTCAATCACCTGCTGAATATATTGCTGCCAAACGTTCATCGCTTGGTCATCTACCTCGACAAATACATCCACCGCTTGGTGTGCGTCTTCAATTAGTCGAAATTCGGATACATATTCCGGCTCGTTTTTGCTTCCCCGCTTATCTTTTGCGTCAAATTTTAACTCTTCTATCGCTTTTATAATTCCTTCGGAAGCAGTAAACGCTTTATTGCCTCGCACATCAGTAAAATATTGGGCAATGATATCAAAAAATTGATGCTCGGAAACTGCTGTTTTCGGTAATACTTTTTTTGCGATATTTGTATGAACAGTGCCATACACATATTGCGATTCTAGCGTTCCATCTCGTTCAATCGGCGTAATATACACCTTACCGAGTTCATGTAATTTTCCGTTGCGATTGCAGCGTCCCGCCACTTGGACAATGGAATCAATTGGTCCTAAGTCGCGATACACCACGTCAAAATCAACATCGACTCCTGCTTCCACAACTTGCGTAGAAATAACAACGGCCTTATTCTTCTCTCTTAAAAGCTGTTTGATTTGTTCAATACGTTGCTTCCGTTCACGAGGCACAATATTCGTAGAAAGATAGATCACGTTATAACCGCGTTCTTTTAACCATTTTTTTATCCCTTCGTAAATTTCAATCGATGTTTTAATTGTGTTCAAAATTGTTAAATAACTTTTTCCATCTTCAAAGCGGCTTTGAAACAGTTCAATCCATTCCTTGGAACTATATGCACCTTTTTCTCCTCCTAACCAATGAAGCTCGACCCGTTCCATTTCTTTAAAAAAGTCAATTGGCTTTACCATTTCTGATTCCAAAAGTTCAACCGTTTCACCTTCTGGGAAAATAAGCGGTTGTGTTGCCGTTAACAGCAAAATTTTGCAGGAAAACAACTCTGCCATTTTGTACAATACGGAACGCAACAAAGGCCAATACTCAATCGGCACGTTTTGAATTTCGTCGAGAATGATAATACTTCCAGTAATTTGGTGAAATTTTTTTAACGCGCGGTTTTCATAGCCAATCAATGTATGAAACAATTGCACAAACGTCGTGACAATCAGCTCTGCCTCCCAGCTTTCCGTCAGCAACAACGCCTTGCGAAGAGGCAATTCCTCGTTTTCAGTTCTGTACTGAAAAGTAGATAAGTGATGATGCTTTACTAAATATCGTTGTTCATTTGCGTAAAAATCAGCCAACTGGCTTAACAAATCACGAATCACTTTTTCATTTTGGTCGATGACGCTTGTAAACGGCAAAGCGTAAATAATTTTGGGTGAATAGCCATCCTGTCGTTCTGCTTGCTCACGCCATTTTAAAGCAACGGAAAAAGACAGCAACGTTTTTCCCGCTCCAGTCGGTGCTGTTAGAGTAAATAGACGTTGCTCTGGTTT
The sequence above is a segment of the Bacillus alveayuensis genome. Coding sequences within it:
- a CDS encoding CRISPR-associated exonuclease Cas4 (product_source=KO:K07464; cog=COG1468; ko=KO:K07464; pfam=PF01930; superfamily=46785; tigrfam=TIGR00372), whose protein sequence is MDYVMDVNGTHIWYYFICKREVWLITHQIAADQEDDNLEIGRFISETSYQRNKKELLIGNIKVDRIRREGDTLVVGEVKKSSTYEKSAYYQLLYYLDTLRKMGIEAKGELLFPKEKKVTKVEWTEEGKRVLEEAIADIRRIARLPVPPEPKKIGFCRSCAYREYCFAEES
- a CDS encoding CRISPR-associated endonuclease/helicase Cas3 (product_source=KO:K07012; cath_funfam=3.40.50.300; cog=COG1203; ko=KO:K07012; pfam=PF00270,PF00271; smart=SM00487,SM00490; superfamily=46689,52540; tigrfam=TIGR01587,TIGR01596); amino-acid sequence: MYLSHNHPEKKLTVHLKEVYEYSQDMLKHVPLSDENRKALEYISKIVAVTHDFGKYLSYFQNYLKTGEESGDLHHHSFISAVFAAHLLRHTTNLNASWSEFAPLLGYFVVMHHHGNLRDVSLDVTKSRYIVENTVQDSLHYRVITLKRQIDDIKKHASFIIDDLSSLWCELSIPLFLSDELHHFLQDYEKAFDEIYRQYYLISKRRKQELTQELYYYALLLYSVLIDADKLSAANIERKPRVYIPAHLVDQYRRANFDVEVTEGTNGWRNRMYNVVMERIEKLSETKPEQRLFTLTAPTGAGKTLLSFSVALKWREQAERQDGYSPKIIYALPFTSVIDQNEKVIRDLLSQLADFYANEQRYLVKHHHLSTFQYRTENEELPLRKALLLTESWEAELIVTTFVQLFHTLIGYENRALKKFHQITGSIIILDEIQNVPIEYWPLLRSVLYKMAELFSCKILLLTATQPLIFPEGETVELLESEMVKPIDFFKEMERVELHWLGGEKGAYSSKEWIELFQSRFEDGKSYLTILNTIKTSIEIYEGIKKWLKERGYNVIYLSTNIVPRERKQRIEQIKQLLREKNKAVVISTQVVEAGVDVDFDVVYRDLGPIDSIVQVAGRCNRNGKLHELGKVYITPIERDGTLESQYVYGTVHTNIAKKVLPKTAVSEHQFFDIIAQYFTDVRGNKAFTASEGIIKAIEELKFDAKDKRGSKNEPEYVSEFRLIEDAHQAVDVFVEVDDQAMNVWQQYIQQVIEEKDLETRFENYLRLKKDVRQYVISAPIKLVKNLDWDLYEKTRMIHLSNDILNQYYNSEYGLIRSSEMVNAWTM